In one window of Nocardia brasiliensis DNA:
- a CDS encoding glycoside hydrolase family 172 protein, producing the protein MSPERRRELWHLDDTRTRSISAENPTGAPGMGARARTGTGAHAARLLGTGWKVSPSIDLADGETATLADVSGPGVLRHCWLTTDRAALRALTLRMYWDDAVEPAIDVPLGDFFCNGWDELAMVNSEMVVVAPAGGLNCYWPMPFRRRARITLENRCGRSVPVYYQITYDVQEVPGEAAYLHARWARTARLGSPAVHTILDTGPGRGRYVGTYLAIRPGAPRWWGEGEVKFYLDGDDEHPSLCGTGTEDYFGGAWNFDLAGAYRTYSTPYLGLPQVLPADEIYLAHQRFGMYRWHVRDPICFHRDLRVTVQALGWRDDATYLPLEDAEIATTAWWYQAVPSSA; encoded by the coding sequence GTGAGCCCCGAGCGCCGGCGGGAGCTGTGGCACCTCGACGACACGCGTACGCGGTCGATCAGTGCCGAGAATCCCACCGGCGCTCCCGGTATGGGCGCCCGCGCGCGGACCGGAACCGGCGCGCACGCGGCCCGGCTGCTCGGCACCGGCTGGAAGGTCTCGCCATCGATCGATCTCGCCGACGGTGAAACCGCCACCCTGGCAGATGTTTCCGGTCCCGGCGTGCTGCGGCACTGCTGGCTCACCACCGACCGTGCCGCACTGCGCGCGCTGACGCTGCGGATGTACTGGGACGATGCGGTCGAGCCCGCGATCGACGTGCCGCTCGGCGACTTCTTCTGCAACGGCTGGGACGAGCTGGCCATGGTGAACTCGGAAATGGTGGTGGTCGCCCCGGCGGGCGGCTTGAACTGCTACTGGCCCATGCCGTTTCGCCGGCGGGCGCGGATCACGCTGGAAAACCGCTGCGGCCGTTCGGTTCCGGTGTACTACCAGATCACCTATGACGTGCAGGAGGTGCCGGGCGAGGCGGCCTACCTGCACGCGCGGTGGGCCCGCACCGCGCGGCTCGGCAGCCCCGCGGTGCACACCATCCTCGACACCGGGCCCGGCCGCGGGCGATATGTCGGTACCTACCTTGCCATTCGGCCAGGTGCGCCCCGCTGGTGGGGCGAGGGCGAGGTCAAGTTCTATCTCGACGGCGACGACGAGCATCCGTCGCTGTGCGGCACGGGGACCGAGGACTATTTCGGCGGCGCTTGGAATTTCGATCTGGCCGGCGCGTATCGCACCTATTCGACCCCCTATCTGGGCCTGCCGCAGGTGCTGCCCGCCGACGAGATCTACCTGGCGCACCAGCGATTCGGCATGTACCGCTGGCATGTGCGCGATCCCATCTGCTTCCATCGCGACCTGCGCGTCACCGTGCAGGCGCTCGGCTGGCGCGACGACGCCACGTATCTGCCGCTGGAAGACGCGGAGATCGCGACCACCGCGTGGTGGTATCAGGCGGTGCCGTCGTCCGCGTGA
- a CDS encoding FGGY-family carbohydrate kinase, protein MADPLFLGVDIGTSSSKGVLTRADGTVVAGAHRAHGVSTPRPGWVEHDAETVWWAEFTAIVAELLAAAEGADLAGLAVSGIGPCLLPADATGTPLRPAILYGVDTRATAEIAQLETEFGVQAVLRRAGSPLTSQAVGPKLRWLSAHEPQVFARTELLLMASSFLVHRLTGRYVLDHQSASQCVPLYDLRERDWAADWAAQVAPGVRLPELAWPTEVVGRVGAAAAASTGLPVGLPVTTGTVDAWAEAASVGVRAPGDAMIMYGTTLFLVQVLTDPRPHPGLWGTCGTWPGTYTLAAGMATAGAVTEWLRELVGGEFADLVAAAAEVPPGSNGLLALPYFAGERTPLFDPNARGIVAGLTLRHGRAELYRAVLEGIAYGVRHNLAAMTEAGGAATRLVAVGGGTKGGLWTQIVSDVTGLHQQLPADTIGACLGDALLAATAVGVDTGGWNPVIGTVAPRPAYTAHYDSYYQHYRELYERNTDIAHFLASEQHRTGVSS, encoded by the coding sequence ATGGCTGATCCGCTCTTCCTCGGCGTCGATATCGGCACCTCGAGCTCGAAAGGCGTGCTGACCCGCGCGGACGGCACCGTCGTCGCGGGCGCGCACCGAGCGCACGGCGTCTCGACGCCGCGACCGGGCTGGGTGGAACACGACGCCGAAACGGTGTGGTGGGCCGAGTTCACGGCCATCGTCGCCGAGCTGCTCGCCGCGGCCGAGGGAGCCGACCTCGCCGGGCTCGCGGTCTCGGGTATCGGCCCCTGCCTGCTGCCCGCCGACGCGACCGGCACGCCGTTGCGGCCCGCCATCCTCTACGGCGTCGATACCCGGGCGACCGCCGAGATCGCCCAGCTGGAAACCGAATTCGGTGTGCAAGCGGTGCTGCGGCGCGCCGGGTCGCCGCTCACCAGCCAGGCGGTCGGGCCGAAGCTGCGGTGGCTTTCCGCGCACGAACCGCAGGTCTTCGCGCGCACCGAGCTGCTACTGATGGCGAGTTCGTTTCTGGTGCACCGGCTCACCGGCCGGTACGTGCTCGACCATCAGTCCGCCAGCCAGTGCGTGCCGCTGTACGACCTGCGCGAGCGGGATTGGGCCGCCGACTGGGCGGCTCAGGTGGCGCCCGGCGTGCGGCTGCCGGAGCTGGCGTGGCCCACCGAGGTGGTCGGGCGGGTCGGCGCCGCGGCCGCGGCGAGTACCGGTCTGCCCGTGGGGCTTCCGGTCACCACCGGCACCGTCGACGCCTGGGCCGAGGCCGCAAGCGTCGGTGTCCGCGCGCCCGGCGACGCCATGATCATGTACGGCACCACGCTGTTCCTGGTGCAGGTGCTGACCGATCCCCGCCCGCATCCCGGCCTCTGGGGCACCTGCGGAACCTGGCCCGGCACATACACACTCGCGGCGGGGATGGCGACCGCGGGCGCGGTGACCGAGTGGCTGCGCGAGCTGGTCGGCGGCGAGTTCGCCGACCTGGTGGCCGCGGCCGCCGAGGTACCGCCGGGCAGCAACGGCCTCCTGGCGCTGCCCTATTTCGCGGGCGAGCGCACGCCGCTGTTCGATCCGAACGCCAGGGGCATCGTGGCCGGGCTGACCCTGCGCCACGGTCGTGCCGAGCTGTATCGGGCGGTACTGGAGGGCATCGCGTACGGGGTGCGGCACAATCTCGCGGCGATGACCGAGGCGGGCGGGGCGGCCACCCGATTGGTGGCGGTGGGCGGCGGCACCAAGGGCGGCCTGTGGACGCAGATCGTCTCCGACGTCACCGGGCTGCACCAGCAGCTGCCCGCCGACACCATCGGCGCCTGCCTGGGCGACGCGCTGCTGGCCGCCACGGCGGTCGGGGTCGACACCGGCGGCTGGAATCCGGTGATCGGCACCGTAGCGCCGCGCCCCGCGTACACCGCGCACTACGATTCCTACTACCAGCACTACCGCGAGCTCTACGAACGCAACACCGATATCGCGCACTTCCTGGCGAGCGAGCAGCACCGAACCGGGGTGAGTTCCTGA
- a CDS encoding glycosyl hydrolase family 32, translating into MAVREVVSAGSFTRIYDPGAGTAEEWYINDHTIIRAPGGRLHLFGITHREPADPFDEVDFAHATADELFGPWVKQRRALHVDRDYGETHLWAPFVVAAHRRYYMFYAGGGADRTAAAINLATSTDLFRWVRRRSGPLFRDGYDARDPMVTRVGDQWVMYYCATTTPAGGHHVVAYRTSSDLVHWGHRHIAYTDPTKGTEAGNTESPFVVQHDGWWYLFIGPRPGYVGTDVFRSDSPFRFRIGDKIGHVAAHAAEVVLDADRWWITSAGWGQGGVYLAPLRFPRQRDPHAAKVVPR; encoded by the coding sequence ATGGCGGTGCGCGAGGTGGTGAGCGCGGGATCGTTCACGCGGATCTACGACCCCGGCGCAGGGACAGCCGAGGAGTGGTACATCAACGACCACACGATCATTCGCGCACCGGGCGGGCGGCTGCACCTGTTCGGCATCACCCATCGCGAACCCGCCGATCCGTTCGACGAGGTCGACTTCGCGCACGCGACGGCCGACGAGTTGTTCGGCCCCTGGGTCAAACAGCGCCGCGCCCTGCACGTCGACCGCGACTACGGCGAAACCCACCTGTGGGCGCCGTTTGTCGTCGCCGCCCACCGGCGGTACTACATGTTCTATGCCGGTGGCGGCGCGGACCGGACCGCCGCGGCGATCAACCTGGCGACCTCGACCGACCTGTTCCGTTGGGTGCGTAGACGTTCGGGCCCGTTGTTCCGCGACGGCTACGACGCCCGCGACCCGATGGTGACCAGGGTCGGCGACCAGTGGGTGATGTACTACTGCGCGACCACTACACCGGCGGGCGGCCACCACGTGGTGGCCTACCGCACGAGCAGCGATCTCGTGCACTGGGGCCACCGCCACATCGCCTACACCGACCCGACGAAGGGCACCGAGGCCGGAAACACCGAGTCCCCCTTCGTCGTTCAGCACGATGGCTGGTGGTATCTGTTCATCGGTCCGCGCCCGGGTTACGTGGGCACGGACGTGTTCCGCAGCGACAGTCCGTTCCGGTTCCGGATCGGGGACAAGATCGGCCATGTCGCCGCGCACGCCGCCGAGGTGGTACTCGACGCGGACCGCTGGTGGATCACCAGCGCGGGGTGGGGCCAAGGCGGGGTGTACCTGGCGCCGTTGCGGTTCCCCCGGCAGCGCGACCCGCACGCCGCCAAGGTCGTGCCGCGGTAG
- a CDS encoding tyrosine-protein phosphatase: protein MHTDLTPRRWVDFAEIDNARDLGGLPVHGGGTTRFGVVYRSSTPQQLSVADLDRLLGPMRLRTLIDLRMPGESAREGHGLLAKSAVRLINLPISTPVHTGPQHLGSDARHDELLRLFGELLRGSAESVVAAARLIADARHHAVLFHCAAGKDRTGILAAVLLDAIGVPATDIAADYALTEHRLARIRTRLIALGSYPDLPPVRTGILAVLPATMRGFLADLRAVHGGAARWLRANGLTVTELTALREVMVACGHDPAAPHCAAGSPR from the coding sequence ATGCACACCGATCTCACCCCGCGGCGGTGGGTGGACTTCGCCGAGATCGACAACGCGCGCGACCTCGGCGGGCTGCCCGTCCACGGCGGTGGCACCACCCGTTTCGGGGTCGTATATCGCTCCAGCACACCGCAGCAGCTGTCCGTCGCGGATCTCGACCGGTTGCTCGGCCCGATGCGCCTGCGCACGCTCATCGATCTGCGGATGCCGGGGGAGTCGGCGCGGGAGGGCCACGGGTTGCTCGCGAAAAGCGCGGTGCGCCTGATCAATCTGCCGATCAGCACGCCCGTGCACACCGGGCCACAGCACCTGGGGTCCGACGCGCGCCACGACGAGCTGCTGCGGCTATTCGGCGAACTACTGCGCGGCAGTGCCGAATCCGTTGTCGCGGCGGCCCGGTTGATCGCCGATGCCCGCCACCACGCCGTCCTCTTCCACTGTGCCGCGGGCAAAGACCGGACCGGAATACTAGCCGCCGTCCTGCTCGACGCGATCGGCGTTCCCGCGACGGACATCGCGGCCGACTACGCACTCACCGAACACCGCCTGGCGCGCATCCGGACCCGGCTCATCGCTCTGGGTTCCTACCCCGACCTGCCTCCGGTGCGCACCGGCATCCTCGCGGTCCTACCCGCGACCATGCGGGGCTTCCTGGCCGATCTGCGCGCCGTGCACGGCGGTGCGGCCCGATGGCTGCGCGCGAACGGTTTGACCGTGACAGAACTCACCGCACTGCGCGAGGTCATGGTCGCGTGCGGCCACGATCCCGCGGCGCCACACTGCGCCGCAGGTAGTCCGCGGTGA
- a CDS encoding ATP-binding cassette domain-containing protein has product MSTERDTIQIVGARENNLRNVSLAVPKGKLVVFTGVSGSGKSSIVFGTIAVESQRQLNETFTWFIRNRLPKYERPEADLIDNLAPAVVIDQKPIGGNARSTVGTMTDIQSIVRVLFSRHGAPSAGAASSYSFNDPLGMCPECGGLGHVVRPDLTKLLDTGKSLNEGAITFGPFAIGTFQWQLYAQSGLFDPDKPLRDYTAEEWQLFLRGNGFRVPRRNRTGSMGSNAYEGLLRRFERLYIKRDSGSLSEKNRTAAREVVTEELCPDCHGARLNAAALATRINGLGIADYGNLEVSELIGVLGAIDDRVAAPIADAAIARLRRIEQVGLGYLSLGRETSTLSGGEAQRLKVVRHLGSSLTGMTYIFDEPSVGMHPRDVGRLNELLIQLRDKGNTVLVVEHSPDVIAVADHVVDMGPGAGGHGGQVVFEGSVENLRDCGTSTGELLRRVRPVKTHTRTPTGWLTVAEVDRYNLKNLTARFPTGVLTAVTGVAGSGKSTLVSGAFLDANPDAIAVNQSAIHASRRSSPATYLGIMEPLRQVFARTNNVKPGLFSFNSDGACAECGGAGVIFTDLAYMDPITTVCQRCHGRRYRPEVLGYTVRGASIADVLEMTVEQALEFWDGHGESRIRPPLRSLDEVGLGYLTLGRSLSSLSGGERQRIKLADHLHRSGGVYVLDEPTTGLHMADVDTLLALLDRLVDAGNTVIVIEHDLEVIKRADWVIDLGPDGGRHGGEIVFTGTPSALLDDPRSITADYLRRSVAPRDRGRTRP; this is encoded by the coding sequence GTGAGTACAGAGCGAGACACCATTCAGATCGTCGGGGCCCGCGAGAACAACCTGCGCAACGTCTCGCTGGCGGTCCCGAAGGGCAAGCTCGTGGTCTTCACCGGCGTGTCCGGTTCGGGGAAGTCCTCGATCGTGTTCGGTACCATCGCGGTCGAATCGCAACGCCAGCTCAACGAGACCTTCACCTGGTTCATCCGGAACCGGCTGCCGAAATACGAACGGCCAGAGGCCGATCTCATCGACAACCTGGCGCCCGCGGTGGTGATCGATCAGAAGCCGATCGGGGGCAACGCACGCTCGACGGTCGGCACCATGACCGATATCCAGTCGATCGTTCGCGTACTGTTCTCCCGGCACGGCGCACCGAGCGCCGGTGCGGCGTCGAGCTATTCGTTCAACGACCCGCTCGGCATGTGCCCGGAATGCGGCGGGCTGGGCCACGTCGTGCGCCCGGACCTGACCAAGCTGCTCGACACCGGCAAGTCACTCAACGAGGGCGCGATCACGTTCGGGCCGTTCGCGATCGGCACCTTCCAGTGGCAACTCTACGCGCAGTCCGGGCTGTTCGATCCGGACAAGCCGCTGCGCGACTACACCGCCGAGGAATGGCAGCTGTTCCTGCGCGGCAACGGTTTCCGGGTACCGCGACGGAACCGGACCGGGTCGATGGGCAGCAACGCCTACGAGGGACTGCTGCGACGGTTCGAACGCCTCTACATCAAGCGTGACTCGGGCTCGCTCTCGGAGAAGAACCGGACCGCGGCGCGGGAGGTCGTCACCGAGGAACTCTGCCCGGACTGCCACGGTGCGCGCTTGAACGCCGCCGCCCTGGCCACCCGGATCAACGGTTTGGGCATCGCCGACTACGGCAACCTCGAGGTGTCCGAGCTGATCGGCGTGCTCGGCGCGATCGACGATCGAGTCGCCGCGCCCATCGCCGACGCGGCGATCGCCCGGTTGCGCCGCATCGAGCAGGTCGGTCTCGGCTATCTCTCGCTCGGACGGGAAACCTCGACCCTGTCCGGCGGTGAAGCACAGCGGCTCAAGGTGGTTCGGCACCTCGGATCGAGCCTGACCGGCATGACCTACATCTTCGACGAGCCGAGCGTCGGCATGCATCCGCGCGATGTCGGCCGGTTGAACGAGCTGCTGATCCAGTTGCGCGACAAGGGGAACACCGTGCTGGTGGTCGAGCACTCCCCCGACGTGATCGCGGTCGCCGACCATGTGGTGGACATGGGACCGGGCGCGGGCGGGCACGGCGGGCAGGTGGTGTTCGAAGGCTCGGTCGAGAATTTGCGCGACTGCGGCACATCGACGGGTGAGCTGCTGCGCCGGGTGCGACCGGTCAAGACGCACACGCGCACGCCGACCGGTTGGCTCACCGTCGCCGAGGTCGACCGGTACAACCTGAAGAACCTCACCGCGCGATTCCCGACCGGCGTGCTCACCGCGGTCACCGGGGTCGCCGGTTCGGGGAAGAGCACGCTGGTCTCGGGCGCGTTCCTCGACGCCAACCCGGACGCGATCGCGGTGAACCAGTCGGCGATTCACGCCTCGCGCCGGTCCAGTCCGGCGACCTATCTCGGGATCATGGAGCCGCTGCGGCAGGTGTTCGCCCGTACCAACAACGTCAAGCCGGGACTGTTCAGCTTCAACTCCGACGGCGCGTGTGCCGAATGCGGCGGTGCGGGCGTCATTTTCACCGATCTGGCGTACATGGACCCGATCACCACCGTGTGCCAGAGGTGTCACGGCAGGCGTTATCGCCCCGAAGTACTCGGTTACACGGTGCGCGGCGCATCCATCGCGGACGTGCTGGAGATGACCGTCGAGCAGGCGCTCGAATTCTGGGACGGGCACGGCGAGAGCCGGATTCGCCCGCCGCTGCGCTCGCTCGACGAGGTCGGGCTCGGTTACCTGACGCTGGGCCGCTCGCTCAGTTCGCTGTCGGGCGGGGAACGCCAGCGCATCAAGCTGGCCGATCACCTGCATCGCAGCGGCGGTGTCTATGTGCTCGACGAACCGACCACCGGCCTGCATATGGCCGACGTCGACACGCTGCTCGCGCTGTTGGACCGGCTGGTCGACGCGGGGAACACGGTGATCGTCATCGAGCACGACCTCGAGGTGATCAAACGCGCGGACTGGGTGATCGACCTCGGGCCGGACGGCGGCCGGCACGGCGGCGAGATCGTTTTCACCGGAACACCTTCGGCTCTGCTCGACGACCCGCGCTCGATCACCGCGGACTACCTGCGGCGCAGTGTGGCGCCGCGGGATCGTGGCCGCACGCGACCATGA